One region of Coregonus clupeaformis isolate EN_2021a chromosome 31, ASM2061545v1, whole genome shotgun sequence genomic DNA includes:
- the LOC121547025 gene encoding diacylglycerol lipase-beta-like, whose protein sequence is MIIPARFLALDSCWTSVLDEGQAAANDPLSSPDKPLHTLAVDIVKHSVISLPGSWILLLSTGVGVLFVFDPLGSRRPGPQSQEQLGVRDLESSEGSQLLSTTRSVAVRVWESRLRLLCCCLPQDESHRVAFSSRAQLVSGLFSDTDLVPSDIAAGLALLHQEQDKREQCRDPDEVLPHSPSSPIAEELEAELEKAADCMQFAIAAYGWPMYVYSNPLTGACKLSGDCCKTQSTEYDIVGGDNMGCHFSSILHNTGLQYRDFIYVSFHNQIYEIPFFVALDHKSEAVLVAVRGTLILLTDLSANCDNLPVEGTCYAHKGMSQAACYIYKKLLKDGILNQAFTIAPVRLLVCVCVFSGGGTASLLAILLRSSFPTLQCYTFSPPGGLMSKALAEYSKDFVVSVVLEKDLVTRLSYPNMEDLKRRILKMVSNCNKPKYRILLQGCWYELFGGDPDDFPTEMDNRREEELIQPLLGEETLLIHGSSSYQSLASEDSPVHCAHLPLYLPGRILHITEDGPSRRSCFSQVHYRAEWSSETAFRSVLISPRMIADHMPDAVLRSLHSLTQDFQPLPLVA, encoded by the exons TACATTGGCAGTTGACATTGTGAAACATTCTGTCATCTCCCTCCCTGGCAGTTGGATCCTGTTGCTGTCCACGGGGGTGGGAGTGCTGTTTGTGTTCGACCCGCTGGGCAGCCGCCGTCCTGGACCTCAGTCCCAGGAGCAGCTGGGGGTGAGGGACCTGGAGAGCAGTGAGGGCTCCCAGCTCCTGTCCACCACCCGCTCCGTGGCTGTCAGGGTGTGGGAGAGCAGGCTGAGGCTCCTCTGTTGCTGCCTGCCTCAGGATGAGAGCCACAGAGTTGCCTTCTCCAGCAGAGCTCAGCTAGTCAGCGGATTATTCTCG GATACAGACCTGGTGCCCAGTGACATCGCAGCGGGTCTGGCTCTGCTACACCAGGAGCAGGATAAGAGGGAGCAGTGTAGAGATCCAGATGAAGTCCTGCCTCACAGCCCCTCATCACCTATC GCGGAGGAACTTGAGGCAGAGCTGGAGAAGGCAGCCGACTGTATGCAATTTGCTATAGCAGCGTATGGCTGGCCCATGTATGTCTACTCCAACCCTCTCACTGGAGCCTGCAAACTCAGCGGGGACTG CTGTAAGACCCAGTCTACTGAGTATGACATTGTCGGAGGAGACAATATGGGCTGCCAtttctcctccatcctccacaACACTGGCCTACAGTACAGAGACTTCATCTACGTTAGCTTTCACAACCAG ATCTATGAGATTCCATTCTTTGTGGCTCTGGACCATAAGAGCGAGGCTGTACTGGTGGCTGTCAGAGGAACACT GATTTTGCTGACTGATCTGTCTGCAAACTGTGATAACCTCCCAGTAGAGGGAACATGCTATGCTCACAAG GGCATGTCTCAGGCAGCCTGCTACATCTATAAGAAACTCCTCAAAGATGGCATTCTAAACCAGGCTTTCACCATCGCACCTGTAAGACTCCT tgtgtgtgtgtgtgtgttttcaggagGGGGTACAGCCTCTCTCCTGGCCATTTTATTACGTAGCTCCTTCCCCACCCTGCAGTGTTACACCTTCTCTCCACCAGGGGGACTCATGAG TAAAGCCCTGGCGGAATATTCCAAAGACTTTGTGGTGTCTGTGGTGTTGGAGAAGGACTTGGTGAC caggTTGAGTTATCCCAACATGGAGGACTTGAAAAGGAGAATACTAAAAATGGTTTCTAATTGCAATAAGCCCAAG tACCGTATCCTGCTCCAGGGCTGTTGGTATGAGTTGTTTGGGGGAGATCCTGATGACTTCCCTACTGAGATGGACAACAGACGGGAGGAGGAACTCATCCAGCCGCTCCTGGGGGAGGAGACACTGCTGATTCACGGCTCCTCATCCTATCAAAGCCTAGCTTCCGAGGACTCGCCGGTACACTGCGCCCACCTGCCACTTTATTTACCGGGACGTATACTGCACATTACAGAGGACGGGCCGTCACGGAG GTCCTGTTTTTCCCAGGTGCATTACCGGGCGGAGTGGTCCAGTGAGACAGCGTTCCGGAGTGTTCTCATCAGTCCAAGGATGATCGCCGACCATATGCCTGATGCTGTACTCCGGTCTCTCCACAGTCTGACGCAGGACTTTCAACCTCTGCCCCTCGTCGCTTAG